One genomic region from Phycisphaeraceae bacterium encodes:
- a CDS encoding sigma-70 family RNA polymerase sigma factor, producing MQSIRDHLARHDFRLLFIEELGWDAASGELAIQANGTPISVRRVSHKRGLQVFVCELTAEQLVDRKLLRTVESQVVLHAAEHLVIYYSKQLGQQCWQWAATGPSGKRLRHREHPFTSRIPPDGVVARIRSLAIAFEHEDSTSLTDVSARMKGSFDNDAEFSTFFSGARWRALSAALHRKWTETGSDNDLNAFLTIHLPLLPWAAKRFAPHRLDHEDAAQIGFFALRKAAQKFNPDHGAQFSTYASRALMQWIGRASPAMTDIVKCRSGRFAIYRQCERRADRLAAQSGEWRASRFLEVLTYRRTTQSASFFRAIRHIDTLDDPKHPYRRMLEQRPDPDPTPIEKMIHDERIARIPLVLATLPARDAAILRKRFGLDGSGQESTLAEIGNAHGLTKERVRQVLMRTLKDLRSCFDEPTEPEATYRHPLARSHCLPDKANHRRHAVTSPQTAATFQTESTPRQPNLPAFVQRPTRALAARLNAPAVINANAETKQTAASTGVSLQSEGGRMRSDPVLEQIESSSPQPSPDIQHVKRAVAEATPYGGALVSEIIMTLRLSGTRIRTTLHHLARSGEVERGPDLRWKLAGAAHRSK from the coding sequence TTGCAGTCAATCCGCGACCATCTTGCCCGGCACGACTTTCGCCTGCTCTTTATCGAAGAGCTAGGGTGGGACGCCGCGTCGGGCGAACTTGCCATTCAAGCCAACGGGACACCGATCTCGGTTAGGCGTGTTTCACACAAGCGCGGATTACAGGTGTTTGTCTGTGAACTGACCGCCGAACAACTCGTCGACCGCAAGTTGCTGCGGACCGTCGAGTCCCAGGTCGTACTTCACGCGGCCGAGCACCTCGTCATCTACTACTCCAAACAACTCGGCCAACAGTGCTGGCAGTGGGCCGCGACTGGACCCTCAGGCAAACGCTTGCGACACCGGGAACACCCGTTTACAAGTCGAATTCCGCCCGACGGCGTTGTGGCCCGGATTCGATCCCTCGCTATCGCATTCGAGCATGAGGACTCGACAAGCCTCACCGATGTTTCCGCTCGGATGAAGGGGTCGTTCGACAACGATGCGGAGTTCTCGACATTCTTCAGCGGTGCGCGGTGGCGGGCGCTTAGCGCGGCGTTGCATCGGAAGTGGACGGAGACCGGATCTGACAACGATCTCAACGCCTTCCTGACCATTCACCTGCCGCTGCTGCCATGGGCGGCAAAGAGGTTTGCGCCGCACCGCTTGGACCATGAGGATGCCGCACAGATCGGGTTCTTCGCGCTACGAAAGGCGGCGCAGAAGTTCAACCCCGACCACGGTGCCCAGTTCTCTACTTACGCATCCCGAGCCTTGATGCAGTGGATCGGGCGTGCTTCGCCTGCAATGACTGACATCGTCAAGTGTCGCAGTGGTCGATTTGCCATCTACCGCCAGTGTGAGCGACGAGCCGACCGACTGGCCGCACAATCCGGAGAGTGGAGAGCCTCGCGTTTCCTTGAGGTGCTGACCTACCGAAGGACGACCCAGAGTGCGAGCTTCTTCCGAGCGATACGCCACATTGACACCCTAGATGACCCGAAGCACCCCTACAGGAGGATGCTGGAGCAGCGTCCTGACCCAGATCCGACGCCTATTGAAAAGATGATCCATGATGAGCGCATCGCCCGCATCCCATTAGTTCTCGCCACGTTGCCAGCACGCGATGCCGCAATACTGCGGAAGCGGTTCGGCCTTGATGGAAGCGGGCAGGAGTCAACTTTGGCAGAAATAGGGAACGCTCATGGCCTGACAAAGGAGCGAGTGCGCCAAGTTCTGATGCGAACCCTAAAGGATCTTCGGTCCTGCTTCGATGAGCCAACCGAACCGGAAGCAACTTACCGGCATCCTCTAGCTCGTAGTCATTGTCTGCCTGACAAGGCCAATCACCGACGTCACGCCGTGACCTCGCCGCAGACCGCTGCCACTTTCCAGACGGAGTCGACACCACGTCAGCCGAATCTCCCAGCGTTCGTTCAGCGACCCACGAGAGCGCTGGCGGCGCGACTGAATGCACCTGCGGTCATCAATGCGAACGCCGAGACGAAGCAAACTGCTGCTTCGACTGGGGTGTCCTTGCAGAGCGAGGGCGGTAGGATGCGCTCTGACCCAGTCCTGGAGCAGATCGAAAGTTCATCGCCGCAGCCATCTCCAGACATTCAACATGTGAAGCGAGCAGTCGCCGAAGCAACTCCTTACGGGGGAGCTCTGGTTTCTGAGATTATCATGACTCTGCGCCTTTCAGGCACGCGAATACGCACGACCCTCCACCATCTCGCTCGCTCCGGCGAAGTCGAGCGCGGCCCTGATCTTCGTTGGAAGCTTGCCGGCGCTGCGCATCGCAGCAAGTAG
- a CDS encoding winged helix-turn-helix domain-containing protein, with the protein MAKKHQSESAARNRSARHQERRDVQVVSISQAGHHDSEQPQDVSTAFEALLEEVEAEVDFVNTVGSRSFEGRDYARAKEALARAGVLLAFRDKVSALRAEWQTIAAIAEQEEDEETKAERCNLGRLRNGLRTPEAAYREPILRVLQSMGGSCKAADVLEKVGQIMKPKLQSVDFEPLASGPDNPRWRNAAQWARNAMVKEGLLKGDSPRGVWEMTDMGQRALSASV; encoded by the coding sequence ATGGCGAAGAAGCATCAGAGTGAATCGGCGGCGCGTAATCGGTCGGCGCGGCATCAAGAACGTCGAGACGTGCAAGTCGTCAGTATCTCCCAAGCAGGACACCATGATTCAGAACAACCACAAGACGTCTCAACCGCTTTTGAGGCCCTCCTGGAGGAGGTCGAAGCCGAGGTCGATTTCGTGAATACCGTCGGCTCCCGGTCGTTCGAGGGCCGTGACTACGCCCGAGCCAAAGAGGCCCTTGCCCGCGCCGGAGTTCTGCTCGCATTCCGCGACAAGGTATCCGCACTGCGGGCGGAATGGCAGACCATCGCCGCCATCGCCGAGCAGGAAGAGGATGAAGAGACCAAGGCGGAGCGTTGTAATCTCGGCCGGCTCCGCAACGGCCTGCGGACTCCCGAGGCCGCGTACCGCGAGCCCATCCTCCGTGTCCTCCAGAGCATGGGCGGCTCATGCAAGGCCGCCGACGTGCTGGAGAAGGTCGGCCAGATCATGAAGCCCAAGCTCCAGTCCGTGGACTTCGAGCCCCTCGCCTCCGGCCCCGACAATCCACGATGGCGGAATGCCGCCCAGTGGGCGAGGAACGCTATGGTGAAAGAGGGGTTGTTGAAGGGCGACTCGCCGCGTGGGGTATGGGAGATGACGGACATGGGCCAACGCGCTTTGTCCGCCTCCGTTTGA
- a CDS encoding RNA-directed DNA polymerase encodes MTEAIVTNWAAIAAHINASTYSVSKPTAAGVTRAVVPTAMFDDMETARHAIRALAPYVVRSDVSQFYGSLYTHSLPWALHTKPVGKANHGRTLFGNVLDECARNMQDGQTIGVPIGPDTSLVLAEIVLSAVDQDVLRSAPGTRACRQIDDIEMSSPDRSSAEWLLGVLQRSLTTYELSLNPKKTKVIEQPSPFAEPWIHALRRFRFRRGASSQKFDLLAFYDLVLRTAAEYPDGAVVKYSMSRLRPIRIDPSNWQIHERFLHQAVLAEPGVMPEALSQLIRFQALGMVLDTAALSTVIERQIVRHAPQGHGNDVAWALWATLAFGLRLSVDATDAARTMDDSVVAMLLLDAEAQCLLPGPIPPTAWEDFMATSELYGEQWLVSYEARLKGWRATKGGGDHIAADPNWAWMRANGVTFYQPVVRPVPPPVSAVASLMDRDGLGFSPA; translated from the coding sequence ATGACCGAGGCAATCGTGACCAACTGGGCGGCGATCGCAGCTCACATCAACGCTTCGACGTATTCGGTCAGCAAACCCACGGCCGCAGGCGTGACGAGGGCCGTTGTTCCAACGGCGATGTTTGACGACATGGAGACCGCACGGCACGCCATCCGCGCCCTTGCCCCCTATGTCGTGCGCAGCGACGTCAGTCAGTTCTACGGCTCGCTCTACACCCACTCTCTGCCCTGGGCCCTCCACACCAAGCCGGTTGGGAAAGCAAATCATGGCCGCACCCTCTTTGGCAATGTGCTTGATGAATGTGCCAGGAACATGCAGGACGGGCAGACCATCGGCGTGCCGATCGGGCCCGACACCTCCCTCGTGCTCGCAGAGATCGTCCTTTCAGCGGTTGACCAAGACGTACTCCGGAGTGCCCCGGGCACGCGAGCCTGTCGCCAGATCGATGACATAGAGATGAGCTCACCCGACCGGTCTTCAGCGGAATGGTTGCTCGGCGTGTTACAGCGGAGTCTGACCACATACGAGCTGTCGCTGAACCCCAAGAAGACCAAGGTCATTGAGCAGCCAAGCCCCTTTGCGGAACCGTGGATTCACGCCCTCAGACGCTTCCGCTTCCGTCGCGGCGCGAGCTCGCAGAAGTTTGACCTGTTGGCTTTCTATGACCTCGTACTCCGTACAGCTGCGGAGTACCCGGATGGCGCCGTAGTGAAGTACTCGATGTCTCGGCTCCGCCCGATCCGCATCGACCCGAGCAACTGGCAGATTCACGAGAGGTTCCTCCACCAGGCGGTACTCGCTGAGCCCGGCGTCATGCCTGAAGCGCTCAGCCAACTTATCCGGTTTCAGGCCCTCGGGATGGTTCTGGATACCGCAGCCCTCTCCACCGTCATCGAAAGGCAAATCGTTCGTCACGCACCCCAAGGGCACGGGAACGACGTCGCTTGGGCGCTGTGGGCCACATTGGCGTTTGGCCTGCGGCTATCTGTAGACGCCACGGACGCGGCCAGAACCATGGACGACTCGGTCGTCGCGATGCTTTTGCTCGACGCAGAGGCCCAATGCTTGCTCCCTGGCCCAATACCGCCGACAGCTTGGGAGGACTTCATGGCCACTTCAGAGCTGTACGGCGAGCAGTGGCTGGTGAGCTACGAGGCCAGGCTGAAGGGGTGGCGTGCGACCAAGGGTGGTGGCGACCACATTGCCGCAGACCCCAACTGGGCCTGGATGCGGGCGAATGGGGTTACGTTCTATCAACCAGTTGTGCGTCCCGTTCCTCCGCCCGTGAGCGCGGTGGCTTCACTCATGGATCGGGATGGGCTCGGCTTCTCCCCTGCTTAG